A single window of Zea mays cultivar B73 chromosome 10, Zm-B73-REFERENCE-NAM-5.0, whole genome shotgun sequence DNA harbors:
- the LOC100280744 gene encoding uncharacterized protein LOC100280744 encodes MRAPSTVHRRPRARPRLYLRANKQAGSSSIRSDAHPTSVVDQAQAAEPAGICGRSGRWRRRRWPSSCCSSSSLRRRRRRWRRRACAGAGARASRGSACPTTTARRCACRRATAAATATASCASASASGSAS; translated from the exons ATGCGCGCGCCGTCCACGGTCCACCGCCGGCCGCGCGCCCGGCCGCGCCTATATCTGCGAGCCAACAAGCAGGCAGGGTCATCCAGCATACGATCTGACGCTCATCCCACATCAGTAGTCGACCAAGCACAAGCAGCAGAGCCGGCCGGAATATGTGGACGATCAGGAAGGTGGCGACGCCGCAGGTGGCCGTCCTCCTGCTGCTCCTCATCGTCGTTGCGC aggaggcGGCGCCGTTGGCGGAGGCGCGCGTGTGCCGGCGCCGGAGCGCGGGCTTCAAGGGGGTCTGCATGTCCGACCACAACTGCGCGCAGGTGTGCTTGCAGGAGGGCTACGGCGGCGGCAACTGCGACGGCATCATGCGCCAGTGCAAGTGCATCAGGGAGTGCTAGCTAG
- the LOC100280572 gene encoding flower-specific gamma-thionin precursor, protein MELIKSRATVCALLLALLLLSHYDGGTTTTMVAEARVCMGKSQHHSFPCISDRLCSNECVKEDGGWTAGYCHLRYCRCQKAC, encoded by the exons ATGGAGCTCATCAAGTCCAGGGCGACCGTGTGCGCGCTCCTCCTGGCGCTGCTCCTGCTCTCAC ACTACGACGgcgggacgacgacgacgatggtggcGGAGGCCCGGGTGTGCATGGGCAAGAGCCAGCACCACTCGTTCCCCTGCATCTCCGACCGCCTCTGCAGCAACGAGTGCGTCAAGGAGGACGGCGGGTGGACCGCCGGCTACTGCCACCTCCGCTACTGCAGGTGCCAGAAGGCGTGCTAA